In Saccharicrinis fermentans DSM 9555 = JCM 21142, a genomic segment contains:
- a CDS encoding LytR/AlgR family response regulator transcription factor, with product MEVIIIEDEILLAEELKEELVVLDPSIKVVQQFSSVADSVKWLSNHVCDLIFSDIELSDGLSFSIFKTLDITIPVVFTTAYDQYAIKAFETNSIGYILKPVETSDLKKVLDKYWQNQFNNQRLDQLVDQLTGIQAQGKATSYLSRLILSMGNIQKPVSVDEIVCFMADDRYLFAYTQEGKKYYYDATLAQLEKELDPECFFRANRRYFINKQFVNEIKTMSRSRLAIKMTDEVKDEIVVSYSRSKEFKAWIVS from the coding sequence ATGGAAGTGATAATTATAGAGGATGAGATTTTGTTGGCCGAGGAGTTGAAAGAGGAGTTGGTGGTTCTAGATCCCTCCATTAAGGTAGTGCAGCAATTTAGCAGTGTGGCAGATAGTGTAAAGTGGCTAAGCAACCATGTGTGCGACCTTATTTTTTCAGACATTGAATTGAGTGATGGGCTTTCTTTTTCTATTTTTAAAACGCTGGATATCACCATACCGGTTGTTTTTACAACGGCTTATGATCAATATGCCATCAAAGCTTTTGAAACCAATAGTATTGGTTATATACTTAAGCCGGTGGAAACCAGTGATTTGAAAAAAGTATTGGATAAGTATTGGCAGAATCAATTCAATAATCAAAGATTGGATCAGTTGGTGGATCAGCTAACTGGTATTCAGGCGCAAGGTAAAGCTACTTCTTATTTAAGTCGTTTAATTTTGTCCATGGGAAATATTCAAAAGCCGGTGTCTGTTGATGAAATTGTATGTTTTATGGCCGATGATCGCTATTTATTTGCTTATACGCAGGAAGGAAAGAAGTATTATTATGATGCTACACTGGCTCAGTTAGAGAAGGAGTTAGATCCCGAATGTTTTTTTAGGGCGAATAGGAGGTATTTTATCAATAAGCAATTTGTCAATGAAATTAAGACCATGAGCCGTAGTCGTTTGGCGATAAAAATGACGGATGAGGTGAAAGATGAGATTGTGGTGAGTTATTCGCGGAGTAAGGAATTTAAAGCATGGATTGTTAGCTGA
- a CDS encoding sensor histidine kinase: MYRILFNRWNVVAFVLLVAVFFMGTYWIRMEMHQQSNEVSQSMVVGSARGYQKFLDHYFESYSLTLAQLHHLKKTSSHSGQDNWRQLNSLLQTDSTIVAVGIREDQKDWAFQSEDMEVPLAELFEEWKAYMGPTINTLILKERYLLIRGPESAYTECMLIDLHRLHQKFILDNIYTSVYQIVLNDRGECIYHPDIEKVGKKYFLPDFLFTDGHYNNRNFDTLHITQSAYLQLPVYRKYSPLQFNGEEWLVLTVVPGFEIKDMIAEQEQSMIFLFILFIITLLGILLFGIIHWKREFLLRSSAEQKNLNLLLKHEKQKSETFSIKLELLRSGLNSHFMFNSLGTVKALLSKHDKVARGMLTDLSHLYRYQLRIEGEYMVTLREELTFTQTYVDVINLRMNSSIKVEIINLADYLDYKVLPISLQLLVENCIKHNIASEHNPLVITIKVMHDRIYVVNELRPKAAIVETSGKGLKNLNARYALITKQECTFKQGKGKFIASMPLIH; encoded by the coding sequence ATGTATAGGATTTTGTTTAATAGGTGGAATGTGGTTGCTTTTGTTTTATTGGTGGCTGTTTTTTTTATGGGTACGTATTGGATTCGAATGGAAATGCACCAACAATCCAATGAGGTAAGTCAGTCAATGGTTGTAGGAAGTGCCAGAGGATACCAAAAGTTTCTGGATCATTATTTTGAAAGTTATAGTCTTACATTGGCACAGTTACATCATTTAAAAAAAACGTCAAGTCACAGTGGGCAAGATAATTGGAGGCAGTTAAATTCGTTACTTCAAACCGACAGTACAATTGTGGCTGTGGGCATCAGGGAGGATCAGAAAGATTGGGCGTTTCAATCCGAGGATATGGAAGTGCCATTGGCAGAATTGTTTGAAGAGTGGAAAGCATATATGGGCCCAACAATAAATACCCTTATTCTGAAGGAGCGTTATTTGTTGATTAGAGGGCCAGAATCAGCCTATACGGAATGTATGCTTATTGATTTACATCGTTTGCATCAAAAGTTTATCTTGGATAATATATATACTTCGGTTTATCAAATTGTTTTAAATGATCGGGGAGAGTGTATTTATCATCCAGACATTGAGAAGGTAGGTAAAAAATATTTTTTGCCGGATTTTTTATTTACTGATGGACATTATAACAATCGTAATTTCGATACTTTACATATCACGCAATCTGCCTATTTGCAATTACCGGTTTATCGAAAATACAGTCCTTTACAATTCAACGGCGAAGAATGGCTTGTGTTAACTGTTGTACCCGGTTTTGAGATAAAAGATATGATTGCTGAACAGGAGCAGAGCATGATATTTTTATTTATATTATTCATCATCACCTTATTGGGAATATTGTTGTTCGGTATTATTCATTGGAAAAGGGAGTTTTTATTGAGATCTTCAGCCGAACAGAAAAATCTGAATCTATTGCTGAAACATGAAAAACAAAAAAGTGAGACTTTTTCTATTAAGTTGGAGCTGTTGAGATCGGGATTGAATTCCCATTTTATGTTTAATTCTTTGGGGACGGTAAAAGCCTTACTGAGTAAGCACGATAAGGTGGCGCGTGGTATGCTGACTGATTTGTCGCATTTGTACCGGTATCAGTTACGTATCGAAGGGGAATATATGGTTACTTTGCGCGAAGAACTCACCTTTACACAAACCTATGTAGATGTGATAAATTTAAGAATGAATTCATCCATCAAAGTAGAGATCATAAATCTGGCCGATTATCTGGATTACAAGGTGTTGCCCATATCTTTGCAGCTATTGGTAGAAAATTGTATCAAACACAATATTGCCTCCGAGCATAATCCCTTGGTTATTACGATTAAGGTTATGCATGATCGAATTTATGTGGTCAATGAGTTGCGTCCTAAAGCAGCCATCGTGGAAACCAGTGGAAAGGGGTTAAAGAACTTAAATGCCCGGTATGCTCTTATAACGAAGCAAGAGTGTACCTTTAAGCAGGGAAAAGGAAAGTTTATTGCTTCGATGCCTTTGATTCATTAA
- a CDS encoding type I restriction endonuclease subunit R, which translates to MKITENDIELWAIEELAYLGWNYIHGAVIAPDGEEPERNSFSDVILKGRIQEAIARNNSEIPKEAQDEALKYIERLSSPELMVNNQNFHELLTEGVPVEYRKDGIQRGDRVQLVNFSNPKQNDFLVVNQFTIIENNNNKRPDLILFVNGLPLVIFELKNAVDENATLHSAFKQIQTYKDTIPSLFTFNTFCVLSDGADAKAGSLSAGYSRYLAWKTSDGLEEASSLTSQLEVLIKGLTNPDTLLDYIRHFIVFEEDKHIDALGIATIKTIKKVAAYHQYYAVNKAIESVKKASADNGDRKGGVVWHTQGSGKSLSMVFFSGKLVLQLNNPTILVITDRNDLDDQLFDTFGSSKQLLRQVPIQAESREHLKELLKVASGGIVFATIQKFQPEDGSNVYEQLSDRTNIVVVADEAHRTQYGFKPKSIDVKDDNGNVVGQRLVYGFAKYMRDALPNATYLGFTGTPVESTDANTPAVFGNYVDIYDIAQAVEDGATVPIYYESRLVKINLSEEGKQLVEELDEELNRDELSETQKAKAKWTKVEAIIGSEARLKKVAEDIVFHYEERTNSGIEGKAMIVTMSRQIAADLYKEIIKIRPHWHDDDLDKGVLKVVMTASSSDGPELMKHHTSKDQRRALADRMKDTADPMKLVIVRDMWLTGFDAPSMHTLYIDKPMKGHNLMQAIARVNRVYKDKPGGLVVDYFGIASDLKKALSFYSDSGGKGDPAEAQEKAVQLMLEKLEVVSQMYSENCSAQHTDYSMAAEPKVPYGEGFAYENYFDAPVKQKLELIIAAVEHVLSLADGKNRYVREVTALSKAFAIALPHDEAMDVKDEIAFFQAVKARIQKLDMGEVSGGKTDYEIETAIKQVIDEAIVSEQVVDIFDAAGIKRPELSVLDDDFLEEMKDMKHKNLALEVLKKLLNDEIKVRAKHNIVQSRTLMEMLESSIKRYQNNLITAAEIIQEMIELAKEIKEADKRGEKMGLSKDELAFYDAVSSNESAKDMLGDEVLLKLARVLVERVKANATIDWTVKESVKKKLKVIVKRTLRQYGYPPDLQKLAIETVLSQAEALAEFWSE; encoded by the coding sequence ATGAAAATAACTGAAAACGATATAGAACTTTGGGCAATTGAGGAACTTGCTTACCTTGGTTGGAACTATATTCATGGTGCTGTTATTGCGCCTGATGGAGAGGAACCAGAACGTAACTCTTTTAGTGATGTAATTTTGAAAGGTCGTATACAAGAAGCCATTGCCCGGAACAATTCTGAAATACCTAAGGAAGCCCAAGATGAAGCTTTAAAGTATATAGAACGGTTATCTTCTCCTGAACTTATGGTCAATAATCAAAACTTCCATGAGCTATTAACGGAAGGTGTACCTGTGGAATATCGTAAAGATGGTATTCAGCGTGGCGACCGGGTTCAGTTGGTCAATTTTAGTAATCCAAAGCAAAACGATTTCTTGGTGGTAAATCAATTTACCATCATTGAGAATAACAATAACAAACGTCCTGACCTGATTCTGTTTGTGAATGGTTTACCCCTGGTCATATTTGAATTAAAAAATGCTGTTGATGAAAATGCAACTTTGCATTCAGCATTTAAGCAGATTCAAACCTATAAAGACACCATACCAAGTCTATTTACATTCAATACTTTTTGTGTGCTGTCAGACGGAGCTGATGCAAAAGCAGGTTCATTATCGGCTGGATACTCTCGTTATCTAGCATGGAAAACAAGTGATGGACTTGAGGAAGCTTCTTCACTAACAAGCCAATTAGAGGTATTGATTAAAGGTTTAACTAATCCTGATACTTTATTAGATTATATACGTCACTTTATTGTTTTTGAAGAAGACAAACATATTGATGCCTTAGGGATTGCTACTATTAAGACGATAAAAAAAGTAGCTGCCTATCATCAATACTATGCAGTTAACAAAGCAATTGAATCCGTAAAGAAAGCGTCAGCTGACAATGGTGACCGAAAAGGTGGCGTTGTGTGGCATACACAAGGAAGTGGTAAGTCACTTTCAATGGTTTTCTTTAGCGGTAAATTGGTTTTACAACTTAATAATCCAACCATTTTAGTAATTACTGACCGTAACGATTTAGACGACCAATTGTTTGATACTTTCGGCTCATCAAAACAACTGTTGCGCCAGGTTCCCATACAAGCAGAAAGCAGAGAACATCTAAAAGAATTGTTAAAAGTAGCCTCCGGGGGAATTGTATTTGCAACTATTCAAAAATTCCAACCCGAAGATGGTTCAAATGTTTATGAGCAACTTTCTGACCGTACAAATATTGTAGTTGTAGCTGATGAAGCCCACCGAACACAATACGGTTTTAAACCAAAATCTATTGATGTGAAAGACGATAATGGTAATGTGGTTGGTCAGCGTTTGGTTTATGGTTTTGCCAAGTATATGCGCGATGCTTTGCCAAATGCAACCTATTTAGGTTTTACGGGTACTCCAGTTGAGTCCACCGATGCAAATACTCCTGCCGTTTTTGGTAACTACGTTGATATTTACGATATAGCACAAGCCGTTGAAGATGGTGCTACTGTTCCTATTTACTACGAAAGCCGATTGGTAAAAATCAACCTTTCAGAAGAGGGTAAACAACTTGTCGAAGAGCTTGATGAAGAATTAAACAGAGATGAACTAAGCGAAACTCAGAAAGCGAAAGCAAAATGGACAAAGGTAGAAGCCATTATAGGTAGTGAAGCTCGTTTAAAGAAAGTAGCCGAAGATATTGTATTTCATTACGAGGAACGTACCAATAGCGGTATTGAAGGTAAAGCTATGATTGTTACTATGAGCCGACAAATCGCTGCTGACTTGTATAAAGAAATCATTAAAATACGCCCACATTGGCATGATGATGATTTGGATAAAGGTGTGCTAAAAGTAGTGATGACTGCTTCTTCATCCGATGGTCCAGAGCTAATGAAACATCATACATCAAAAGACCAACGAAGAGCATTAGCCGACCGAATGAAAGATACCGCCGACCCGATGAAATTGGTAATTGTTCGGGATATGTGGTTGACCGGATTTGATGCACCAAGTATGCATACTTTATACATTGACAAACCAATGAAAGGTCACAACCTGATGCAAGCCATAGCAAGGGTTAACCGTGTATATAAAGATAAACCGGGCGGTTTGGTGGTCGATTATTTTGGTATTGCCTCTGATTTAAAGAAAGCCCTTTCGTTCTATTCCGATAGTGGTGGTAAAGGCGACCCGGCAGAAGCACAAGAAAAGGCGGTTCAATTAATGTTGGAAAAGCTTGAGGTGGTTTCGCAAATGTACTCAGAGAATTGTTCTGCTCAACATACTGATTATTCCATGGCAGCCGAGCCTAAAGTTCCTTACGGTGAAGGATTCGCCTATGAAAACTATTTCGATGCCCCAGTAAAGCAGAAGTTAGAACTCATTATTGCTGCGGTTGAGCATGTGCTTAGTTTAGCGGATGGTAAAAATCGTTACGTTAGAGAAGTGACAGCTCTCTCAAAAGCCTTTGCTATTGCTTTGCCTCACGATGAAGCTATGGATGTCAAAGACGAAATAGCATTCTTTCAGGCAGTCAAAGCCCGAATACAAAAGCTAGATATGGGAGAAGTTTCAGGTGGTAAAACCGATTATGAAATTGAAACCGCAATTAAACAAGTAATTGATGAAGCAATAGTTTCGGAACAGGTAGTTGATATTTTTGATGCAGCAGGAATTAAAAGACCGGAATTATCTGTATTGGATGATGATTTTCTTGAGGAAATGAAAGACATGAAGCATAAGAACCTTGCTTTGGAAGTCCTTAAGAAACTACTCAATGATGAAATAAAGGTAAGAGCCAAGCATAATATTGTTCAGAGCCGTACCTTAATGGAAATGTTAGAATCATCCATTAAACGCTATCAGAATAACTTAATCACCGCTGCCGAAATCATTCAGGAAATGATTGAACTGGCAAAAGAGATAAAGGAAGCTGATAAACGTGGCGAAAAAATGGGATTATCAAAAGATGAGCTTGCTTTTTACGATGCTGTATCATCAAACGAAAGTGCCAAAGATATGCTTGGTGATGAAGTGCTTCTAAAACTTGCAAGGGTGCTTGTTGAACGTGTTAAAGCCAATGCCACAATTGACTGGACGGTTAAGGAATCTGTAAAAAAGAAGCTGAAAGTAATCGTAAAAAGAACGCTTCGCCAATACGGTTATCCACCGGATTTACAAAAGTTGGCAATAGAAACAGTATTAAGTCAGGCGGAAGCTTTGGCTGAATTTTGGAGTGAGTAA
- a CDS encoding KAP family P-loop NTPase fold protein: MNRYIKHLCELIVLTVIVINFDKAIQVVLDKTIVKFWDTYLNTNFFLEYFVILCAAVCIIRLIIKLNKGYVVNGSLARFVIYLALVYCYYSFYSDAYVFNHFGFCNNVFLLDIILVVGFYFLVLQGYKECKLHFVTSDRFNKNRDIPLTSSEFDTLDRKSHAQNLARDLHNIGDYNVGIVGAWGEGKTSFVNMILDELNSLDNIVTVRFNPWQSKSPDHIAKDYFRTLKICLKPYSGEIYPELNKYLDILLNTEKNAVIKVTRQLSSVITLEQQKEKFVNEALKRINKKVVVFIDDLDRLDSKEVLEVFKLIRNTADFTSVTYIGAYDRNYLINSISKINSYKPEEYLAKIFQSEYVLAQYDEFRRVEVFIELLKERFLEGSEEYKLVEEIQGDFVKSKSKWGWFIRLITNMRDVKRMVDSFSYAFPKVWADVDFYDFVNLYCIRTKYFSLYEILKSKKLVKVMYGGVHVFDSSLVEEKKIDIPDEVNELLKILLPQQETNSFSLFHKDESSSFSLAINFERYFSPDFYKKMPRATFLKYKNYGNEKLKEEFAEWYIKGYLPEIYSYLQIETLDELWAVQEYENYTQLWTLTIAKASGYSYKPFFDLLTYIECQSVANKFFGNDLIALKTFWEKLLKSIIDYNCLRTIYYSFIIGYDKDPDYRNLFSKKELQIQILYKLKLCINEITCEEENTKEVFNKITALYYGCLDYINKTNNHIMLLAEVNRLMKDYILAFPKQYLEHYIRPSVIPDDGIGRVGDPFTEQIFGDPNMKHRDYIAYRKEAHDIISFMAYRSEEDYSLLKEFMEKYSMNKYGAIKFEKYPKQNFSKEN, encoded by the coding sequence ATGAATAGATATATAAAGCATTTGTGTGAATTAATAGTTCTCACTGTTATTGTAATTAATTTCGATAAAGCAATACAAGTGGTTTTAGACAAAACCATTGTGAAATTTTGGGATACATATTTAAATACAAACTTCTTCTTAGAGTATTTTGTAATTCTTTGTGCTGCAGTATGCATTATTAGATTGATTATAAAATTAAATAAAGGCTATGTTGTAAACGGTTCGTTAGCACGATTTGTCATATACTTAGCATTAGTATATTGTTATTATAGCTTTTACTCTGATGCATATGTATTTAATCACTTTGGTTTCTGTAACAATGTTTTTTTACTAGATATTATATTAGTCGTAGGGTTTTACTTTCTTGTTTTGCAGGGATATAAAGAGTGTAAGTTGCATTTTGTTACTTCGGATAGATTCAATAAAAATAGAGATATTCCATTAACAAGTAGTGAATTTGACACCCTTGACAGAAAATCCCATGCTCAAAATTTAGCAAGAGACTTACATAATATTGGGGATTATAATGTTGGAATAGTTGGTGCTTGGGGAGAAGGTAAAACCTCATTTGTAAATATGATACTAGATGAGCTTAATTCACTTGATAATATAGTAACAGTGAGATTTAATCCTTGGCAAAGCAAATCGCCGGATCATATAGCCAAGGATTATTTTAGGACTCTAAAGATATGCCTTAAACCCTATAGCGGAGAGATTTACCCAGAGTTAAACAAATACTTGGATATACTCTTAAATACAGAAAAGAATGCAGTAATTAAAGTAACAAGACAGTTGAGTTCTGTTATTACATTGGAACAACAAAAAGAGAAGTTTGTAAATGAAGCTCTCAAGAGAATAAATAAGAAAGTAGTTGTTTTCATAGATGATTTAGATCGATTGGACAGCAAAGAGGTACTTGAGGTTTTTAAACTTATTAGGAATACTGCTGATTTTACATCTGTTACTTATATTGGTGCATATGATAGAAATTACTTAATTAATTCAATCTCTAAGATAAATAGCTATAAACCAGAGGAATATTTAGCTAAAATATTTCAATCAGAGTATGTATTGGCCCAATATGATGAATTTAGGAGAGTTGAAGTTTTTATAGAATTGTTAAAGGAAAGATTTTTGGAAGGTAGTGAGGAGTATAAATTGGTTGAAGAGATACAAGGAGACTTTGTAAAAAGTAAGTCTAAGTGGGGATGGTTTATAAGGTTAATAACTAACATGAGAGATGTAAAACGGATGGTTGATAGTTTCTCATATGCTTTTCCAAAAGTATGGGCAGATGTGGATTTTTATGATTTTGTTAATTTATATTGTATTCGCACTAAGTACTTTTCCTTATATGAAATTCTGAAATCAAAAAAGCTTGTAAAAGTAATGTATGGTGGTGTTCATGTTTTTGATTCCAGTTTAGTTGAAGAAAAAAAGATTGATATTCCTGACGAAGTTAATGAATTGCTTAAAATTTTATTACCACAGCAAGAAACCAATTCATTTAGTTTATTTCATAAGGATGAATCAAGTAGTTTTTCTCTTGCTATAAATTTCGAAAGATATTTTTCTCCTGATTTCTATAAGAAAATGCCAAGAGCAACATTTTTAAAATATAAGAATTATGGTAATGAAAAACTTAAAGAAGAATTTGCTGAATGGTATATTAAAGGGTATTTACCTGAAATCTATAGTTATTTACAAATTGAAACACTAGATGAGCTTTGGGCTGTTCAAGAGTATGAAAATTACACACAATTATGGACTTTAACTATTGCAAAAGCAAGTGGATATAGTTACAAACCATTTTTTGATTTATTGACCTATATTGAATGTCAAAGTGTTGCAAATAAATTTTTCGGCAATGATTTAATTGCATTAAAGACTTTTTGGGAAAAACTGCTCAAAAGTATAATAGATTACAACTGTTTAAGAACTATATATTACTCTTTTATCATTGGTTATGACAAAGATCCTGATTATCGTAATCTCTTTTCAAAAAAAGAATTGCAGATACAGATATTGTATAAACTGAAATTATGCATCAACGAAATTACTTGTGAAGAGGAAAATACAAAAGAAGTTTTTAATAAGATTACAGCTTTGTACTATGGTTGTTTAGACTATATAAATAAAACTAATAACCATATAATGCTCTTAGCTGAAGTTAATAGATTAATGAAAGATTATATTTTAGCATTTCCAAAACAATATTTAGAACACTACATTAGGCCATCGGTAATACCGGACGATGGAATAGGTAGAGTTGGTGATCCATTTACAGAACAGATATTTGGCGATCCGAATATGAAACATAGGGATTACATTGCATACAGAAAAGAAGCACATGATATTATTAGCTTCATGGCCTATAGAAGCGAAGAAGACTATAGTCTTCTAAAAGAATTCATGGAAAAATATAGTATGAATAAATATGGGGCTATAAAATTTGAGAAGTACCCAAAGCAAAATTTCAGTAAAGAAAACTGA
- a CDS encoding DNA polymerase: MREFVVFYIYNKWYYHNISENKNGVVTNLVYNITFNSNDLYYCTQVSEFIKQYSEFSTSQLPILIDIESYSKQFIQKSKPLENQDKWNLFKLLKERQLLPNGFQIAEDNIFEYIQKVSEFIQEITENTAFLEKERFENIEIPVNRIIYERQREGIAVDVESAKERIEYLEETVFNTKIKLQLDFKVFSPEKKEVQLNWLERNGIGITGSIERTFKNYSKLNKGCQLFYDLIRNQKDLDSFLDILARRGGNSRTFPSFHGFGTITSRITLREPALQNIRRNNRRIIKPDEECTFLYIDYSQFEAGILASISNDDKLCKLYDSDIYSDMISNIGGTIETRDDAKIEFYKFMYGASNLLPAVNRYFSKFKKLKAYKKKIEKEATENKIIGTEMGNYRNVEGNIEISLSHVIQATASLIFKKAIIKVNKEIPEAQFVLPMHDAALYQVNNKYDFEEITNKVKAIFIHEFAEQCSGITPRVNDSEFYS; the protein is encoded by the coding sequence ATGAGAGAGTTTGTTGTTTTTTACATATATAATAAATGGTATTACCATAATATTTCAGAAAATAAAAACGGTGTTGTAACCAACCTAGTTTATAATATAACCTTTAATTCTAATGACTTATATTATTGTACTCAGGTCTCTGAATTTATTAAACAATACAGTGAATTTTCCACTTCTCAATTACCCATACTAATTGATATAGAATCTTATTCAAAGCAGTTTATTCAAAAATCCAAACCTTTAGAAAATCAAGATAAATGGAATTTATTTAAACTTCTTAAAGAAAGACAACTACTGCCAAATGGATTTCAAATAGCTGAGGATAATATATTTGAATACATCCAAAAAGTCTCTGAGTTCATACAAGAAATAACAGAGAATACAGCCTTCCTTGAAAAAGAAAGATTTGAAAATATTGAGATTCCTGTTAATAGAATAATATATGAACGTCAACGGGAAGGAATTGCTGTTGATGTCGAATCTGCTAAAGAAAGAATAGAATATTTAGAAGAAACTGTTTTTAATACTAAAATAAAGCTTCAACTAGACTTTAAGGTCTTTTCCCCTGAAAAAAAAGAGGTTCAACTAAATTGGCTTGAAAGAAATGGAATAGGAATTACAGGTTCAATTGAGCGTACATTTAAAAATTATAGCAAGTTAAATAAAGGGTGTCAATTATTCTATGATTTAATTAGAAACCAGAAAGACCTAGATAGCTTCTTAGATATTTTAGCTCGTAGAGGAGGTAATTCTCGTACATTTCCAAGTTTTCATGGATTTGGGACAATTACTTCAAGAATAACGTTAAGGGAACCTGCTTTACAAAATATTAGAAGAAATAATCGTAGAATTATCAAGCCAGATGAAGAATGTACTTTTTTATATATTGATTATTCACAATTTGAAGCTGGTATTCTTGCCTCTATAAGTAATGATGATAAACTATGCAAACTATATGATTCGGATATATATAGTGATATGATTTCAAATATAGGAGGTACAATAGAAACAAGAGATGATGCAAAAATTGAGTTTTACAAATTTATGTATGGTGCTTCCAATCTTTTGCCAGCTGTAAATAGATATTTTTCAAAGTTTAAGAAATTAAAGGCATATAAAAAGAAAATTGAAAAAGAAGCTACGGAGAATAAGATTATTGGTACTGAAATGGGGAACTATAGAAATGTCGAAGGGAATATCGAAATTTCATTAAGTCATGTAATTCAAGCAACAGCTTCATTAATATTTAAAAAAGCAATTATAAAGGTCAATAAAGAAATCCCGGAGGCTCAGTTTGTTTTGCCGATGCATGATGCAGCATTATATCAAGTTAACAACAAATATGATTTTGAAGAAATAACAAATAAAGTGAAAGCTATTTTTATTCATGAATTTGCAGAGCAATGTTCAGGGATAACACCTAGAGTAAATGATAGTGAGTTTTATTCTTAA
- a CDS encoding 3'-5' exonuclease yields the protein MFLFFDTETTGLPKNWKAPVTDLNNWPRMVQIAWILCDTKGNRIEANDYIIKPNGFIIPKDASNVHRITTDKANKEGAELEDVLCNFNSLVDKATYIVAHNISFDEKIIGAEFLRKKIKTNFSGRKKLCTMQASTNFCRIPGPYGFKWPKLSELHQKLFGADFEEAHDASADINATEKCFWEMRRLGLI from the coding sequence ATGTTTTTATTTTTCGATACAGAAACAACAGGATTACCAAAAAATTGGAAAGCTCCGGTTACAGATTTGAATAACTGGCCAAGAATGGTTCAAATAGCATGGATATTGTGTGACACAAAAGGAAATCGCATTGAAGCTAATGATTATATAATAAAGCCCAATGGTTTTATTATTCCTAAAGATGCATCGAATGTACATAGGATTACTACTGATAAAGCCAATAAAGAAGGTGCAGAATTAGAGGATGTTCTATGTAATTTTAATTCCCTTGTAGATAAAGCAACTTACATAGTTGCTCACAATATTAGCTTTGATGAAAAAATTATTGGAGCTGAATTCTTGAGAAAAAAAATCAAAACAAACTTTTCAGGGAGGAAGAAATTATGTACGATGCAAGCTTCAACGAATTTTTGCAGAATTCCTGGTCCCTATGGATTCAAGTGGCCAAAGTTGTCAGAATTACATCAAAAACTTTTTGGAGCTGATTTTGAGGAAGCTCATGATGCATCAGCAGATATTAATGCAACCGAAAAATGCTTTTGGGAAATGAGACGATTGGGGTTGATTTAA